One region of Candidatus Methylomirabilis lanthanidiphila genomic DNA includes:
- a CDS encoding aldehyde dehydrogenase — protein sequence MYVAGQWIDTEKKIDVLNPYDGAVVDAVPCADSGDVEKALESAVRGARTMAKLPGYDRYRILKAAAELVEARSEEFAEIITLEEGKSLAESRFEVSRAVQTLTLSGEEAKRLHGETVPFDGAPGGSGKFGFTLRVPCGIVVAISPFNFPLNLVCHKVGPALAAGNAVVIKPATDTPLSALKLTEILLEAGLPAEGIACLTGRGAEIGDALCSDRRVRKITFTGSRDIGERICRMAGIKKVTMELGSNAPVIIMPDADLEKVAAAVAATGYTNAGQVCISTQRVLTSEKVYGDFLDALKPKVEALVTGNPLDVGTKVGPMIRERDAIRVGEWVQEAVASGARVVTGGARQGAIYAPTVVADVKPDMRLFCDELFGPAVAVTRFDSIDEAIALANDTIYGLAAGIFTENLEWAMRFAREVEAGNLMINWGPQWRADLMPYGGLKESGFGKEGPRYAVEEMTELKLVCFHLKS from the coding sequence ATGTACGTAGCCGGACAGTGGATCGATACGGAAAAGAAGATCGACGTCCTGAACCCGTATGATGGAGCGGTGGTCGATGCCGTGCCATGCGCGGATTCTGGAGATGTTGAAAAGGCCCTGGAGAGCGCAGTGCGTGGCGCACGGACGATGGCGAAGCTTCCCGGCTACGACCGCTATCGAATCCTGAAAGCGGCGGCGGAGCTGGTTGAGGCTCGGAGCGAGGAGTTCGCCGAAATCATTACCCTCGAGGAGGGCAAAAGCCTGGCCGAGTCGCGCTTCGAGGTGAGCCGGGCGGTGCAGACCCTGACCTTGTCCGGCGAGGAGGCCAAGCGCCTGCATGGTGAGACCGTTCCCTTTGACGGGGCGCCGGGCGGCTCCGGTAAGTTCGGCTTTACGCTGCGCGTACCGTGCGGGATCGTCGTCGCGATCAGTCCCTTTAACTTTCCGCTGAACTTGGTGTGCCATAAAGTAGGGCCCGCTCTCGCTGCCGGCAATGCAGTCGTCATCAAGCCGGCCACCGACACTCCGCTCTCGGCGTTGAAGCTGACGGAGATCCTGCTGGAGGCGGGTCTCCCGGCCGAGGGGATCGCCTGCCTGACCGGCCGCGGGGCGGAGATCGGCGATGCGCTGTGCAGCGATCGGCGGGTTCGTAAGATTACGTTTACAGGGAGCCGAGACATCGGCGAGCGGATCTGCCGGATGGCGGGGATCAAGAAGGTCACGATGGAACTCGGTAGCAATGCCCCCGTCATCATCATGCCCGATGCCGATCTTGAGAAGGTTGCTGCCGCTGTGGCGGCGACCGGCTACACGAACGCCGGGCAGGTCTGCATCTCCACCCAACGGGTCTTGACCAGCGAAAAGGTTTATGGCGATTTTCTGGACGCCCTGAAACCCAAGGTGGAAGCGCTTGTGACCGGAAATCCTCTGGACGTGGGAACCAAGGTGGGGCCGATGATCCGTGAGCGTGACGCCATCCGGGTTGGGGAGTGGGTGCAAGAGGCAGTTGCGAGCGGCGCGCGGGTCGTGACGGGCGGGGCGCGCCAGGGCGCGATCTATGCCCCCACGGTCGTCGCCGACGTCAAGCCCGACATGCGGCTCTTCTGCGATGAGCTGTTCGGGCCGGCTGTTGCCGTCACGCGGTTCGACAGCATCGACGAGGCGATCGCGCTGGCCAATGACACGATCTACGGACTGGCGGCCGGTATCTTCACCGAGAACCTGGAGTGGGCCATGCGGTTCGCGCGCGAGGTCGAGGCGGGCAACCTGATGATCAACTGGGGGCCTCAATGGCGCGCCGACCTGATGCCGTACGGGGGGCTGAAGGAGAGCGGCTTCGGCAAGGAAGGCCCGCGCTACGCCGTAGAGGAGATGACAGAGCTGAAACTGGTCTGCTTCCATCTGAAGAGCTAG